GAGACAAATCCAATTCTTGTGACAATACAAGTGAACTATAACCAAGGATTGTGATTGGTCTCACTCGTTCGGATAGTTTTTGTAATCTTCTACCTTGCCCCAAATGACCTGATTGGATCAGGAGTTTGGAATTTACAATTTCTCCAACCACGGAGGTGAGACTTGTTCCATCCCAATTTCCAGGTATCATATACGCGCGTTTGGTGAGTCCTTGGAAGGAAACCTTTCCTAGTTTTGGATTCCCCCTTAGATCACCTGTAAAAAACAAAAAGTCATAATCTGACTCATTGAAGTATTCAATGTCCTTTTGGTTCCAATAACCATGGATGTCTCCAATTAATGCAAATTTCATCTGGGTTGGTTCCTTAATTCTTATTCCGTATACTTTCTAAGGAAGAACGAATGAGACCCTCTGATTTTCCTCCCACACGGATAAAAGCAGGTGGTTTGCCAATCGGTGCAGAGACTTGTATTTTTCGATTTCCTTCATAGGTTGTGCCTGTCCAAAAATGAGTCCATTTCCCTCGAGGTAAATATACATCTTGTACAATTTCATTTGATTCCACAACAGGAGCGACGAGCAAATCATCTCCTAAGAAAAATTGGTATTTGTAATTGAGGAGAATTTTGTCTTCTGGTTCCACAATGGCATTGTGTCTCACAACAGGAAGTCCTGTTTTTGATGCTTCTTCCACCAAACTTTGGATATATGGTTTTAAGGCAAAGTGGATCCTTGCAATTTTAGCAAACAGTTGGACTGTATCTTCATCCCCCAGTGATTTAGTTCCATCAGGTTTTGTGTATGTATAGACTTGCCAGTTTTTCAGAGGTCTGTTCCCTTCGTGTGTGCGAAAGACAGGCGTAAATGCAGAAACTTCTGCCCATCGGAGTAATAATTCTTTGGTACGATGGTAGTTTTTTAAAGGATTGGATATCGTTGTGTAACCACCAATATCACTATGGTTTAACGCATAACCACTGATACCTGATGTTGTGAGTCCAACAATAGATGACGGAAGTCCATCATTGGTTCCAAAACTGACCATTTGGTCTCCTTCCCAAAAAAGTGTGGAATAAGCATTGGAATAACTATAACCTGCTCTTGTAAAAAATACAATTTTTCCTTCCATCCCTGCTTCTTTGATGGCTTCACGATTGATCCTTGCCCAATCCACAGGGTAACGGTTGTGGTACACTTTTGCATCTACACCTGAGTAAAGTTTTGCATCATAGGGTAACCATTCTCCGAAGTCGGCCATCCATCCAGATAGACCCATTCCAATTAAATTCTTTTTGATGAGGTCTTTTGTCCATTTCACAGCGAGTGGATTGGTAAGATCAATGAGGTAAGCTGGAAAACCAACGGTTTGGATGAGGTAATCTTCTCCTTTTGCATTTTTAACAAGATACCCTTTTGTTTTTGCTTCTGTGAGGAGGGGGTTTGTAAAATCATCACCAGGTTTTTTAGGGTCAGTATCCGCTAAGAAAGAATTGATATAACCTAATACCTGCACGTTTTGATCATTCATTGATTTTACAAATTTTTTAAAATCTGGATAGAGGGATTCATCGGCATACCAACGCCATTTGAGTTGGTCACCAAAATTGGTAACTCGCCTTCCACACCAATCTTGGATCCAAAGTGCTGTAACAGGGTTTCCAGCATCTTTTGCTTGTTTGACGATGGATGTAACCTTATCAGTTCCCCCTTGGACACCTAACCAAGTACCGTACGCCCATTCGGGGAGTTTTGGAAAACGTCCTGTTTTTTTGGTGTAGGTTTCGATGAGTGATTTGGCAGATGTGCCGAGCCAAATGGTACCAGAAATGGATTTTTCAGATTGGAAGTCCCAAAATTCTACCTTGGTTTTTTTTGCGTGATCAAAATCAAACTTCGCATAACCACTGTTTTCAAAAAAGACAGATCGATTTTCTGAACTGATATAATGGGGAATCGGAGCATAGGTTGTATAAGCGTTTCCGCCAGCTCCTGCGAGTAAATTGGCTCCTGTAGTGATGGGTTGGTCTCCACGACCAATGCCTTGTTCTTCTGTGAAGAAAAATGGTTTTTTCCCTTTGAACTCATCATAAGTGAATTGTTCACCGAGTCCAAAAAACTTCTCATCCGGCTGAGAAACATACACAAGTTGGATTCGATTTAGATTTTCATCTGAGACAGTGATTTTGAATTCAATTTCAGTATCAGATTTTGCAACAAAGTTGACCTCGTAATTGGAAGAACAATTTTTCCCTGTTAATTTACCAAAGATGGTAATTTTCCCATTTTCTTTTTTGATGGAATCCACTGTTTGTTCGGAACAGGTTCGTTTGATTGACTCTTCAAATTTAAAAGAAGCCATTCGGTATTTGGAAATGGTTTCTACTTCGGAAACAGAGAGGAAAGGTTCATCTAACGATAATTTGATGAAGTTTTTGTCAAAGGATGTATTTTTGAGAATGAA
The sequence above is a segment of the Leptospira levettii genome. Coding sequences within it:
- a CDS encoding alpha-glucosidase, whose translation is MVFRFLSLCFFFLFLECASHILTPIPIQEEIYQVSKQIQWIQKPTEFILKNTSFDKNFIKLSLDEPFLSVSEVETISKYRMASFKFEESIKRTCSEQTVDSIKKENGKITIFGKLTGKNCSSNYEVNFVAKSDTEIEFKITVSDENLNRIQLVYVSQPDEKFFGLGEQFTYDEFKGKKPFFFTEEQGIGRGDQPITTGANLLAGAGGNAYTTYAPIPHYISSENRSVFFENSGYAKFDFDHAKKTKVEFWDFQSEKSISGTIWLGTSAKSLIETYTKKTGRFPKLPEWAYGTWLGVQGGTDKVTSIVKQAKDAGNPVTALWIQDWCGRRVTNFGDQLKWRWYADESLYPDFKKFVKSMNDQNVQVLGYINSFLADTDPKKPGDDFTNPLLTEAKTKGYLVKNAKGEDYLIQTVGFPAYLIDLTNPLAVKWTKDLIKKNLIGMGLSGWMADFGEWLPYDAKLYSGVDAKVYHNRYPVDWARINREAIKEAGMEGKIVFFTRAGYSYSNAYSTLFWEGDQMVSFGTNDGLPSSIVGLTTSGISGYALNHSDIGGYTTISNPLKNYHRTKELLLRWAEVSAFTPVFRTHEGNRPLKNWQVYTYTKPDGTKSLGDEDTVQLFAKIARIHFALKPYIQSLVEEASKTGLPVVRHNAIVEPEDKILLNYKYQFFLGDDLLVAPVVESNEIVQDVYLPRGKWTHFWTGTTYEGNRKIQVSAPIGKPPAFIRVGGKSEGLIRSSLESIRNKN